The following coding sequences are from one Desulfosporosinus orientis DSM 765 window:
- a CDS encoding sigma-54 interaction domain-containing protein, translating to MRKRQQLMPEFIKSGGRDLESAKVGIKQYHELSQKVAEAIKAVLDIDVTIMNESLERIAGTGKYKASVNSRIEKNTVFDLCLRTGSSQVVTERGQENEACSQCQRLSFCSEKAEICVPIKQGEEICGVLGAIAFDDEQKERIANAEFNYLAFLEKMAELLAAKYSECQMNIEKQVLANRLNGILNSINAGVVLYGENGDVLYKNGAIIKILKEIDIDNIDDFILEIRKNERLQCLLENKKCIQPCEIIIDIRDVKYTLLAAITHLGIEEASHEVILTVQNINRFRKEIIQSIEKNQVKLQFDNILGISDCFREAKQLAEKAAFTDSNILILGESGTGKELFARAIHNHSSRKEQAFVPINCGAIPDELLESELFGYDKGAFTGAFANKIGKFEVADNGTIFLDEISEMPYRLQVKLLRVLQEKEICRIGSNVIRKVDIKIVAASNVDLLKRIEDGVFRKDLYYRLNIIPINIPSLRERGEDIVYLANHFVSYYAHMLKKDIGGISEEVLKLFSGYSWPGNVRELQSIIEYAVNFETGKVIGTELIKKRLKFSSDKNSCTGRFVKKSLEAAMKETEREIIKNSIYENRSAGSKEGVVQKVCNDLEISRATLYRKMKELKIELNG from the coding sequence ATGAGGAAACGTCAGCAGTTAATGCCTGAGTTTATAAAAAGCGGGGGAAGAGATTTGGAAAGCGCTAAGGTTGGCATTAAACAATACCATGAATTGTCGCAGAAAGTAGCTGAAGCCATTAAAGCGGTTCTGGATATTGATGTCACAATAATGAATGAATCCTTGGAGCGGATTGCAGGCACCGGAAAATATAAAGCTTCTGTCAATAGTCGGATTGAGAAAAATACTGTTTTTGATTTATGTCTTCGCACGGGAAGCTCGCAGGTTGTTACTGAGCGGGGACAGGAAAATGAGGCTTGCAGTCAATGTCAAAGGCTCTCCTTTTGCTCTGAAAAGGCGGAAATATGTGTGCCAATCAAGCAAGGCGAAGAAATATGCGGGGTATTGGGCGCAATTGCCTTTGACGACGAACAGAAAGAGAGGATAGCCAATGCCGAATTCAACTATCTTGCTTTTTTGGAAAAAATGGCGGAGCTGCTGGCGGCCAAGTATTCAGAATGCCAGATGAATATTGAGAAGCAGGTTTTGGCCAATCGGTTAAACGGCATTCTCAACTCCATCAATGCCGGAGTTGTTTTGTATGGAGAAAATGGCGATGTGCTTTACAAGAACGGCGCAATCATAAAAATACTCAAGGAGATTGACATTGATAATATTGACGATTTTATTTTGGAAATAAGGAAGAATGAAAGGCTTCAGTGTCTGCTGGAAAATAAAAAATGCATACAGCCTTGTGAAATCATTATTGATATTCGCGATGTAAAATATACCCTCCTGGCTGCTATTACGCACTTGGGGATCGAGGAAGCCTCCCATGAGGTGATTTTAACAGTTCAGAACATCAATAGGTTCAGGAAGGAAATCATTCAATCCATAGAGAAAAATCAGGTCAAGCTTCAATTTGATAATATTCTGGGAATTTCTGATTGCTTTCGCGAAGCTAAGCAGCTTGCTGAAAAAGCGGCTTTTACGGATTCAAACATCCTGATTTTGGGTGAAAGCGGAACAGGTAAGGAGCTGTTCGCCAGAGCAATACACAACCATAGCTCCCGCAAGGAGCAGGCATTTGTTCCCATCAATTGCGGCGCAATACCGGATGAATTATTGGAAAGCGAATTGTTCGGATATGATAAAGGGGCCTTTACAGGTGCCTTCGCGAATAAAATAGGAAAGTTTGAAGTTGCCGATAACGGCACTATCTTTCTGGATGAAATAAGTGAAATGCCTTACAGACTGCAGGTTAAGCTGCTTCGAGTGCTTCAGGAAAAAGAGATCTGCCGGATAGGAAGCAATGTAATAAGAAAAGTCGATATCAAGATTGTGGCAGCTTCAAATGTTGATTTATTAAAGCGGATTGAGGATGGAGTATTCAGAAAAGACCTGTATTACCGGCTTAATATTATACCTATCAATATCCCGTCCTTAAGGGAGAGAGGGGAGGATATTGTCTATCTGGCCAATCATTTTGTTTCTTATTATGCTCATATGCTGAAAAAAGATATCGGGGGAATAAGTGAAGAGGTTTTGAAACTGTTCTCCGGATATTCCTGGCCCGGGAACGTCCGTGAGCTGCAAAGCATTATAGAATATGCTGTCAACTTTGAGACAGGTAAGGTAATAGGTACGGAGCTTATCAAGAAGAGACTCAAATTCAGCAGTGATAAAAATAGTTGTACCGGCCGATTCGTTAAAAAATCCCTGGAAGCTGCAATGAAGGAAACTGAGAGAGAAATCATTAAGAACAGTATTTATGAGAATAGGTCGGCAGGCAGTAAAGAAGGGGTTGTCCAGAAGGTATGCAATGATCTGGAAATCAGCCGGGCGACCCTTTACAGGAAAATGAAAGAGCTTAAGATTGAACTTAATGGCTGA
- the opp4C gene encoding oligopeptide ABC transporter permease, translating to MSETNRKLRNERALASVIAENLADRSEENYLTMVIRRFSKHKMAVIGMLIVLFLAICAILAQVISPYDPYQISDNFSAAPSAQHLLGTDQVGRDVLSRLIYGARVSLTVGLGTVAISVIIGTVLGLVSGYLGGKTDMIIMRITDMFMSFPDIVIILVVVSIMGPGLKNIIIVIGLLRWPGVTRLVRGNVLSIKKMDYVKSAVALGLKTPRILFIHILPITLAPVLVNATSGMASAIITEASLSFLGMGVQPPMSSWGNMITDAQSISVLTSQPWLWLPPGTLIVLCVLSINFIGDGLRDALDPKNLK from the coding sequence ATGTCTGAAACAAATAGAAAATTGAGGAATGAGAGGGCCTTGGCCTCGGTGATCGCTGAAAATCTGGCGGACAGAAGCGAAGAAAACTATCTCACCATGGTTATACGCCGGTTTTCTAAACACAAAATGGCGGTTATCGGGATGCTGATAGTGTTGTTTTTGGCAATCTGTGCCATTCTGGCCCAGGTTATTTCCCCCTATGATCCCTATCAGATTTCAGATAACTTCAGCGCGGCCCCTTCAGCCCAGCACCTTCTCGGCACGGACCAGGTCGGGAGAGACGTATTGAGCCGCTTGATCTATGGGGCCAGGGTTTCTCTTACCGTGGGTCTGGGAACGGTGGCCATCAGTGTCATAATAGGTACTGTTTTAGGATTGGTTTCCGGTTATTTAGGTGGCAAAACCGACATGATCATCATGCGGATTACCGATATGTTTATGTCCTTTCCGGATATAGTCATTATTCTGGTGGTTGTCAGTATCATGGGACCGGGCCTTAAAAATATTATTATTGTCATCGGCCTGCTCAGATGGCCCGGTGTAACACGTTTGGTGCGGGGAAATGTTTTGTCCATCAAAAAGATGGATTATGTAAAATCAGCGGTAGCTTTAGGCCTTAAAACACCCAGGATCCTGTTCATTCATATTCTGCCCATTACTTTGGCGCCGGTGTTGGTTAATGCAACCTCCGGCATGGCCAGCGCTATCATTACGGAGGCATCCCTCAGCTTCCTCGGAATGGGTGTGCAGCCGCCTATGTCAAGCTGGGGGAATATGATTACGGATGCGCAGTCTATATCGGTACTGACGTCTCAGCCCTGGCTTTGGCTGCCGCCGGGCACTCTGATCGTCTTATGCGTTTTATCTATCAACTTTATCGGGGACGGTCTCCGGGACGCATTGGACCCTAAGAATCTTAAGTAG
- a CDS encoding ABC transporter permease produces the protein MLNYLIRRILIAIPVFFGITIIAFSLLYLAPGSPLDMLINPHVTQAALDAKAEALGLNQPVYVQYFKWLGNLLQGNLGYSLTTYRPVAEMISERIGPTVLLMGTSLVIGFVIAIFIGILSATKQYSVLDYLATAGSFLGISLPNFFLGLGLVYIFSVKLKLLPSSGMFDIGSGGGFTDRVLHLILPVTVLAVNIAGRNVRYIRSSVLEILGQDYLRTARAKGLSEFMVINKHAFRNALITIVTVFGLEIPMLFAGAVVTETIFSWPGIGQLTMNSILSRDYPTVMGLNIITAVAVLSANLLTDMVYAVVDPRIKYN, from the coding sequence ATGTTAAATTATCTAATTCGCCGGATTCTCATCGCTATACCGGTGTTTTTCGGAATTACGATTATAGCCTTTTCCCTACTCTACCTGGCTCCGGGCAGCCCCTTGGATATGCTGATAAATCCTCATGTGACACAAGCTGCCCTTGACGCCAAAGCGGAAGCCCTGGGGCTGAACCAGCCCGTTTATGTTCAGTATTTCAAGTGGCTGGGCAACCTGCTGCAGGGAAATCTCGGCTATTCCTTGACAACCTATAGACCCGTCGCAGAGATGATTTCGGAGCGTATTGGTCCCACTGTCCTGCTCATGGGCACATCCCTGGTCATAGGGTTTGTCATAGCAATATTTATTGGGATCCTTAGTGCCACCAAACAGTATTCGGTCTTGGACTATCTGGCAACGGCCGGTTCCTTTCTCGGCATTTCATTACCCAATTTTTTTCTTGGCCTCGGACTGGTCTACATTTTTTCGGTTAAGCTGAAGCTGCTGCCATCCAGCGGTATGTTTGATATCGGCAGCGGCGGTGGTTTTACGGACCGGGTGCTTCATTTGATCCTGCCGGTGACTGTTCTGGCAGTAAATATTGCCGGAAGAAATGTCCGCTACATAAGATCAAGCGTCCTTGAAATATTGGGTCAGGACTATTTGCGAACAGCCCGCGCCAAGGGGCTCAGTGAGTTTATGGTTATTAACAAGCATGCCTTCCGCAATGCTCTTATTACCATTGTAACCGTATTTGGCTTAGAGATCCCCATGTTGTTTGCAGGTGCGGTGGTGACAGAAACTATCTTCTCCTGGCCGGGAATCGGACAATTAACGATGAATTCCATTTTATCCAGGGATTATCCCACAGTGATGGGTCTGAATATCATTACTGCAGTTGCTGTCCTGTCAGCCAATTTATTAACCGATATGGTATATGCCGTAGTAGACCCACGGATCAAATATAACTGA